One segment of Capsicum annuum cultivar UCD-10X-F1 unplaced genomic scaffold, UCD10Xv1.1 ctg4591, whole genome shotgun sequence DNA contains the following:
- the LOC124892320 gene encoding uncharacterized mitochondrial protein AtMg01110-like, translating to MEVLSRISMDGTFDQELPLLKLRREKKNECYSFDLKSAMDRWPLSVMYSLMSCMFGSTFASSIINSSSGLNTFMVGKPITKRMYEIAFLYGQPLGYYGSWSLFSLSHYYIVWLAEKKAYPHLNHPFKDYALLGDDILITDKQVALQYRKLLDRLGVTISDAKSIVSNTGAIEFDKKFWVKSMQIDLSLISLRLLLSCKTTLGLCTMSNKYPIGISVLQRIGGAGFRVRSCLYSTQSKRWERLKAAAQKPNRSHPLPLEYWIRRGKPLNPYLKGKIVDFLRKELKPKEIHLFPEEMVFNKERDILEHT from the coding sequence ATGGAAGTTCTATCTCGTATTTCAATGGATGGGACTTTCGACCAAGAGCTTCCCTTGCTGAAATtgagaagagaaaagaagaatgaATGTTATTCCTTTGACTTGAAATCGGCAATGGACCGTTGGCCATTGAGTGTTATGTATTCCCTTATGTCTTGTATGTTTGGGTCTACATTTGCATCTTCAATAATCAACAGCTCTTCGGGTCTCAATACCTTTATGGTTGGGAAACCAATCACTAAAAGAATGTATGAGATTGCATTTCTTTATGGTCAGCCATTAGGTTACTACGGATCATGGTCTCTCTTTTCGTTGTCCCATTACTATATAGTGTGGTTAGCGGAGAAGAAAGCATACCCGCATCTTAATCATCCATTTAAGGACTACGCTTTGTTAGGTGATGATATCCTAATCACTGATAAACAAGTGGCCCTGCAGTACAGAAAATTACTGGATCGTCTCGGCGTTACTATTTCTGATGCTAAGTCTATCGTATCAAACACTGGTGCCATTGAGTTTGACAAGAAGTTTTGGGTTAAATCGATGCAAATTGATTTATCTCTAATATCTTTAAGGTTATTATTGTCCTGTAAGACAACTCTTGGACTTTGCACTATGTCGAATAAGTATCCGATAGGAATATCGGTTTTACAAAGAATAGGCGGTGCTGGTTTTAGAGTTCGTTCATGTCTTTATTCTACCCAATCTAAAAGATGGGAAAGATTGAAGGCGGCTGCACAAAAGCCAAACCGGTCACATCCACTACCTCTAGAATATTGGATTAGAAGAGGGAAGCCTCTCAATCCTTATCTAAAGGGGAAGATAGTGGATTTTCTCCGAAAGGAATTAAAACCTAAGGAGATACATCTCTTCCCTGAAGAGATGGTGTTCAATAAAGAAAGGGATATCTTAGAGCACACTTAA